Proteins from one Oncorhynchus tshawytscha isolate Ot180627B linkage group LG16, Otsh_v2.0, whole genome shotgun sequence genomic window:
- the wu:fb05h10 gene encoding F-actin-monooxygenase mical1, with amino-acid sequence MELRQYELDDSEKSVEQQAEEERVLQDMLEVVDMRNSLVAFLDEKRLQETETDEQQSTSLLEVKRHSTASAGAQVYWA; translated from the exons ATGGAACTGAGACAATACGAGCTGGATG ATTCTGAGAAGTCTGTGGAGCAGCAGGCAGAAGAGGAGCGTGTGCTGCAGGATATGCTGGAGGTGGTGGACATGAGGAACTCTCTGGTGGCCTTCCTAGACGAGAAGAGACTACAAGAGACGGAGACTGATGAGCAGCAGTCCACCTCGCTGCTAGAGGTCAAGAGACACTCTACAGCCTCAGCTGGGGCACAGGTGTACTGGGCGTGA